In a single window of the Agromyces sp. H17E-10 genome:
- the pheS gene encoding phenylalanine--tRNA ligase subunit alpha has protein sequence MPEPLEITESAVQSAVDAALAAIASAGDSAALKTVRTEHTGEKSPLALLNAELRNVPAEQKAALGKLVGGARGRVNQAFAAREAEIVEAEAAAQLVAETVDVTALPSRFESGARHPLALLQDRVCDVFTGMGWEIAEGPEVESEWFNFDALNFDADHPARAMQDTFFVDPPEAHLVMRTHTSPVQIRSMLERDLPLYVLAPGRVYRTDEFDATHLPVFMQFEGVAVDKGLTMAHLKGTLDHFVKSIFGDEAKIRLRPSFFPFTEPSAELDFWHPTFKGGARWIEWGGCGMMHPNVLKAAGIDPEVYTGFAFGMGIERGLMLRNDVQDMREMVEGDVRFSQQFGMVV, from the coding sequence GTGCCAGAACCCCTCGAAATCACCGAGTCCGCGGTCCAGTCCGCGGTCGACGCGGCCCTCGCGGCCATCGCGTCGGCCGGCGACTCCGCCGCGCTGAAGACCGTTCGCACCGAGCACACCGGCGAGAAGTCGCCGCTCGCGCTCCTGAACGCCGAGCTGCGCAACGTGCCGGCCGAACAGAAGGCCGCCCTCGGCAAGCTCGTCGGCGGTGCACGCGGCCGCGTCAACCAGGCGTTCGCCGCGCGCGAGGCCGAGATCGTCGAGGCCGAGGCGGCCGCCCAGCTCGTCGCCGAGACCGTCGACGTCACGGCACTGCCGTCGCGGTTCGAGTCCGGCGCGCGGCATCCCCTCGCCCTGTTGCAGGACCGGGTGTGCGACGTGTTCACCGGCATGGGCTGGGAGATCGCGGAGGGCCCCGAGGTCGAGAGCGAGTGGTTCAACTTCGACGCGCTCAACTTCGACGCCGACCACCCGGCCCGCGCGATGCAGGACACGTTCTTCGTCGACCCGCCCGAGGCGCACCTCGTGATGCGCACGCACACGAGCCCCGTGCAGATCCGGTCGATGCTCGAGCGCGACCTGCCGCTCTACGTGCTCGCGCCGGGGCGCGTCTACCGCACCGACGAGTTCGACGCCACGCACCTTCCGGTGTTCATGCAGTTCGAGGGCGTCGCGGTCGACAAGGGCCTCACGATGGCGCACCTCAAGGGCACGCTCGACCACTTCGTGAAGTCGATCTTCGGCGACGAGGCGAAGATCCGCCTGCGCCCGAGCTTCTTCCCGTTCACCGAGCCGAGCGCCGAGCTCGACTTCTGGCACCCGACGTTCAAGGGCGGCGCCCGCTGGATCGAGTGGGGCGGCTGCGGCATGATGCACCCGAACGTGCTCAAGGCTGCGGGCATCGACCCCGAGGTCTACACGGGCTTCGCGTTCGGCATGGGCATCGAACGCGGCCTGATGCTCCGCAACGACGTGCAGGACATGCGCGAAATGGTCGAGGGAGACGTCCGCTTCTCCCAGCAGTTCGGAATGGTGGTCTGA